Proteins from a single region of Engystomops pustulosus chromosome 5, aEngPut4.maternal, whole genome shotgun sequence:
- the CRYGN gene encoding gamma-crystallin N, whose amino-acid sequence MSQYSGKIIFYEGKCFTGRKLEVFGDCDNFQDRGFMNRVNSIRVESGAWICYDHPDFKGQQYILERGEYPDFHRWNGHNDHMGSSRPVRMHGEHYRLELFEGCNFTGQCMEFCEDCPFLQGRGWNKNCVNAIKVYGDGAWVLYEEPNYRGRMYIVERGDFRTFNEWQAQSANIQSIRRVVNYF is encoded by the exons ATGTCTCAGTATTCGGGAAAA atCATATTCTATGAGGGAAAATGTTTCACTGGAAGGAAACTGGAAGTCTTTGGAGACTGCGATAACTTTCAAGACAGGGGATTCATGAACCGCGTCAATTCCATCCGTGTAGAAAGTGGAGCTTGGATCTGTTACGATCATCCTGACTTTAAAGGGCAGCAGTACATTTTGGAACGAGGAGAATACCCAGACTTCCATCGCTGGAATGGACACAATGATCACATGGGGTCCAGTAGACCAGTCAGAATG CATGGAGAACATTACAGACTGGAGCTGTTTGAGGGATGTAACTTCACCGGTCAATGTATGGAGTTCTGTGAGGATTGTCCTTTCCTTCAAGGACGGGGATGGAACAAGAACTGTGTAAATGCCATCAAGGTCTACGGTGATGGAGC CTGGGTACTGTATGAAGAGCCCAACTACCGCGGACGTATGtacattgtggagagaggagacTTCCGCACATTCAACGAATGGCAGGCCCAGAGTGCGAATATCCAGTCCATCAGGCGGGTTGTAAACTACTTCTAA